CTCGGGGAGGAACCTATCGTTCTCATCAAATATACGCTCATCGGTCTCATTCCATTTTCCGGCGCGATCACTTACCTGCTCATCGACAGGAGCATGCTCGATATCCGGCTTTATTTTCCACGGCTGCTCATTCACGGCATGTATTTGGGCAGTTCGTTCGCGCTGTTCACTTTCGCTTCCAAAGAGCCAGCTGTCGCGCTCTATCTGCTTTTTGTGCTGTTCGCCCTGCTAACTTTCGGTTATCAGAAATGCTTGCAGCGCTATCGGCGCAAATCCCAGCGGCAAGCAGAATGGCTGGAACGGCAAAAGCTTCAGCTATATAAGCAGCTAGCGGAGAAAGGGATCAAACCGCATGCACAGGGTGACATGATCCCGTACAATCGAATCCTGCTCGAGGCGCAGCAGTCCGAACGCATTCGCACCACGTACTATTTGCACGACCATTTGCTGCAAAATTTGATCTTTTTGTCGCGTGACCTGGAGGAACTGCACGATACGGGGACAGCGGACAAAGAGCAAATCGCCGTTTGGCTGAAATGCGTCTACGATTCGCAGCGCGATATTCGAACGCTATGCGACGATTTGTATCCTCATATTATCGATAAAGGCGATTTGAAAGAGGCGCTGCATTGGCTCATGCGCACGATGCAGGAAAAAGGAGATATCCGAATGGAACTCGATTACGGGCTTTCTCCCGGAGAACCGGCCAACGAGCTGATCAAAACGAATTTATTCCGGGCTATCCGCGAAATCGTCCATAACGCCTTCAAGCATTCCGAAGCGACCGACATGACCATCCGATTATGGATGGATCGGCTAACAATCTGCTGTGAAATTGCCGATAACGGCAAAGGATTCGACATCGCGTCGGTTTTGTATCCTTCTCCTGAGGGGGAAAGAAGTTTCGGCCTTCTGTCCGTGCACAGCCAAATTCGCCACCTCGGCGGGGATACGGACATCGACTCCTCCCCTGGAAACGGAACGGTCGTCACGATCAAATTGCCACTTGGAACGGAGGCGCATGCCCATGCCTGACCCAATAAGAGTCGTGCTACTCGACGACCATCCCCTTGTGCTCGAAGGGCTGAAAAATCGACTCGAAAAAGAGCCGGACATCGAGGTCCCGCAAACGTTCGGCGATCCTCGCGAGCTGCTGGAGAAAATTGGAGACTGCCGGCCGGACGTGCTCGTCATGGACATCTCGATGCCGTATTTGAACGGATTTGAGCTGGGGAAAATGCTGAAAGAACGCTTCGGCCATTCTCTGAAAATCATCCTGCTGTCCGGCTATATGTATGATGAGTTTTACGCCAAAGCCTATGAAATCGGGGCGCATGCTTACTTGTCCAAGCAGAGCACTTATGCCCAGATTATTAACGCCATTAAACAAAGTGTGATGGGCTATGCACTCGTTTCGGAAAAAATGATGTCCCGATCCCCAGACCATCTTACCCTGAAGGAGCGAGAGGTGTTGGAGTTGGTCGCTGTGGAGTTGACGAACAAAGAGATCGCCCAGCAGTTGGCTATCAGCCAGCGCACGGTCGAATACCATCTCGCGTCGATCAATCAGAAGCTCGGCGTCAAAACACGCATCGGTGCGGTGGCCAAAGGATACAAGTTAGGTTTGCTCGGTTCTTATGACCAATATTAGCTATCGCGTGGAGATAAGAGAACGTCAAGCCGCGATACTAGCAAAATGTGT
Above is a genomic segment from Paenibacillus sp. HWE-109 containing:
- a CDS encoding sensor histidine kinase — encoded protein: MNGLKRLQTKQKNGRWIAATIVCYLMLAVYIHIVSFNAPYLGIELGQSSSTGWPVESIDESGKAALWNIRPGDKIVAMDGNPRPKLIETDSGTLLTRAGYIDVEKQDGTRLEFRSTPRASDIVQMMISAGLEVMLLGIGVFAVRMKPESRIIRQFYMLNGLMALCVLSQFSDEKTVSELIIILCSIWLPHLLLSFYLLLVFRTVLTRFKKLLAGYLVYSIVLSLSLVYFIAVGQDVYNWVVNILNLTVVGTLLLLAGITFVYWKTFGRQEQNQLLVLFSGLFLSLLPYTFLYAIPILLGEEPIVLIKYTLIGLIPFSGAITYLLIDRSMLDIRLYFPRLLIHGMYLGSSFALFTFASKEPAVALYLLFVLFALLTFGYQKCLQRYRRKSQRQAEWLERQKLQLYKQLAEKGIKPHAQGDMIPYNRILLEAQQSERIRTTYYLHDHLLQNLIFLSRDLEELHDTGTADKEQIAVWLKCVYDSQRDIRTLCDDLYPHIIDKGDLKEALHWLMRTMQEKGDIRMELDYGLSPGEPANELIKTNLFRAIREIVHNAFKHSEATDMTIRLWMDRLTICCEIADNGKGFDIASVLYPSPEGERSFGLLSVHSQIRHLGGDTDIDSSPGNGTVVTIKLPLGTEAHAHA
- a CDS encoding response regulator transcription factor, with amino-acid sequence MPDPIRVVLLDDHPLVLEGLKNRLEKEPDIEVPQTFGDPRELLEKIGDCRPDVLVMDISMPYLNGFELGKMLKERFGHSLKIILLSGYMYDEFYAKAYEIGAHAYLSKQSTYAQIINAIKQSVMGYALVSEKMMSRSPDHLTLKEREVLELVAVELTNKEIAQQLAISQRTVEYHLASINQKLGVKTRIGAVAKGYKLGLLGSYDQY